Within the Gadus chalcogrammus isolate NIFS_2021 chromosome 15, NIFS_Gcha_1.0, whole genome shotgun sequence genome, the region TCATCGGCTGTTTTGGCgactttgtgtgtttctttcggGATGCCATTTCTAATTGAGGCCAATAGAATCAAATGTGATCAGATGTgtcttgtaggcctactgtaaatcTAGGAAGCCATTTTAGTTGTGAGGTCTTTCCTTGctattaacattattattagAAATTTTCTTTGTATTAGGGCCTACTTTAAGTTATTAAGAAGTTGCGATTGTTTATGAGGATTATTTGAGGCTATACCCTAATGAAGACAACTGTCATTTTACGATGAAGACGACAAAGACGAATAATTGTTCATTAGGAATCGGGGAGTTGTTTCTTGTTGTCTTATTtagacaaacaaaaaacatatgggtctactattattcatttttttatattccatTGCTTTCTAGCATACTGTAGGCCTAGTAGAAGCTACTTTGAACGCCTATCTAAAATCACCAATCCAACTAATCCGCTTTATCCAATCTATATCTGCTTCGTCCCTGTGTCCGATAATTAAACGTACTTATTCTGTAAAACATTATCTTCTCATTTTTTGGATGGGGGTCCTGATGAATACAGGCTTATTGTGGAGCTGAAAATGCCAATAATTTAAGAAATCCCAAATGGTGACCACAACGTCACAACAACTTGTTGTGCATGGATCCTTAACaattgatataggcctacaccaaaTAGAACATTTTAAAGGATAATGTTGGATAGTTACATCTAATTGCTATTTTGAATTAATATCGATTCTGAAGTGTATAGTCTACCTGCTGCACAAGTCGACGACAAAAAAGCCAGCTATGTtcaaatgttgattttgcttatgtgtgtgtgtgtgtgtgtgtgtgtgtgtgtgtgtgtgtgtgtgtgtgtgtgtgtgtgtgtgtgtgtgtgtgtgtgtgtgtgtgtgtgtgtgtgtgtgtgtgtgtgtgtgtgtgtgtgtgtgtgtgtgcgtgtgtttgcctgtttgtatatgtgtgtgtgcgtgtgtgcgtgtgtgcgtgtgtgtgtgtgtgtgtgtgtgtgtgtgtgtgtgtgtgtgtgtgtgtgtgtgtgcgcgcgcgcgcgcgcgtgtatgTGACTGTTACTCGGTCTGTAGTGTGTATCTATTCTGTAATTGCTTATCCATCAAGCATCCTTAGAAATCGTATACAATAATTTCATAAATTGCTTCTCGTGAAGTCTGGGCTTATTGGTGCATTGTACAACAGTTAACTATTTTGAAGaaaaattatgaaattaataatttaaaataataataataataagaagaagaagaatgataataataataataataataatttacaaaAGCAGAATTCTGTAAACCATACGGAATATTATCAATTTATTTCACAACAATTCAGCAATACAATATCAAAATGTTATTCTTACTGTACAAGGCAAATAGTAGCTCCCCTACCCAACtaattaaataaacatttacatttatacacCAATGGTtttcttaaaaacaaacaaagaaaataaaagaaaacgaatagaaaaataaacataaaaacacacaatatgGCCTGGGATCTCATTTGTGCTTTGAAGACGTCCCCATTCGCTGCACAAACACCTAGGAGATATAGCCTAATATTATTAGTGTCTTGATTGTCCCCGTCCAGCGCTCTTCTCGTGAGGAGTCCATCGTTACAAGCTCGGTCCAGAGTGTTCATCACATCAGATGAACCGCATCCCGCACGAGGCTCAGCTGAGGCGCTCTGTTTGGATATTGCACATTGTCCAATTCTCCGTTTGCAAAtctaaataatgtaataaaggGAAGTCCAATAGGACATTTCTGTCAAAAAAAAGGCCCGAATGAATCAAATTATATTGATATGACTATTGGGTTTtgaattgttgttgttttttgtccatTTGTAAAAACTGTTTTGAATTAATAAAACACTCAACAGGCAGGGCAAAACTGACTCCTGAGGTGAATATatcattaacaataataataataattattattaattattataattaatgaCCAATATTTGTCTGAATGCTCTACTATTTTTGATTGCCATATAATAATAACCGTGCCCTATAAATTAAAACGGAAAACAGTTCTGAACAGGCCTATGTCCCCCGTcgcttatttattttctctttctttcacatGATTTTATTTTACTCGTACAAAAATATTACGTCTTATTTTACACTTAGATGGTCTGATAACATCTGATCAAGataatattgtttttctttctttctccctttcaaACAGGTCTGAGCAGCGGCACTGACGTCACAATGGGGTGCGAGTAGTACACGGGGTGAGGGAAGGTGAGCAGCGGCTGGCTCACGGGCACGttgcccccgccgccgccaccgccgccgccgcggtccGACGCCGAGCTCTCGTGGTACAGAATGGGCACGCGCACTATCCTCTGCGCCGCGGCGTGGCTCAGGTTCGCCGCCTCAAGCTCCGCGGCGAGCTGCCTCTTCCACTTGTTCCTgcggttctggaaccagatcttCACCTGTGTCTCCGTCAAGTGCAGCGAGGCGGCCAGGCCGGCGCGCTCCGAGCTGCTCAGGTAGCGCTTCATGTCGAAGGTGGACTCGAGCTGGAACACCTGGCTGCGGGAGAACACGGTGCGCGTCTTCTTCTTGCGGCACGGCTTCTTGTCCGCGCCACCTGCCCCCCCGTCGTCCTCGTCCCGCTTCGTCTTCCACTCGTCCGGCCGCTCGTCGTGGTCCTTCTTGGCCTCGTCCGAATCGCTCTCCTCCAGGATGATCTCGTCGCCGCTCTTGTtgtcatcgtcgtcgtcgtcgtcccgcCGCGCGTCTGGGTCCGGTTTGAGCAGCAGGTCCGGGGAGTCCCGGTCGGTGCCCGAGGTCGGGGAGGACTCCCGCACGACCATCTTCTCGGAAACTTTAGGGTGGACAGAAGAAGAGATATATTATTAAACTTGTGTTTGGAGGTGTTGTATAATCTTCTTGAGTCATACAGGCCATGGGGTTTTCAAACAGCAGACATCTTCTATTCACGTGCTACACTTTATTGATCTTTCTATCAATAATTGATAACTGCTCATATAATATTCACAATAAAAGCGACATTAAAGTGCAAAAACAAAGTCGTATTATTCGGGTAGCCTCTATTTTAAATCTAAATGACACATTTAAAGCGGACGTGGTGCACTGCACTGCAAATACTTTACAAAACCACCGCGGTCCAATCAATAAACAACTGTCGTCAACCAAAAACCATTGCACCTAAATACATATAGATCTTCATAATAAGAAACGTACCATCATGTCGGTGCAGGTGAGCGGAGGTCCCGAGGGGGAAGGGGTACCACCAGGCTGAGGCGCGCTCCAGGTAGTGCGCGGGCAGCGCGAACCGCTGTGTCGGCAGCTCGAATCGCGGGAAGCTGAAGTCCCCGAcatgggaggagaaggagaagcccCCCTCCAGGGCCGCCCTTGCTGCCGCGAAGATGGGCCGGGGCTTGGACGGCTTGCTGTCACAGTTCAACAGGTTCTTGATGAAGAACGGAGAGTCCTTGGCCGGCGCGCGCGTCTCGGGCGTCGTCTCGGGCATGTCTCTCGCGGAAGCGGTCTGACCGCCGTTGACCACAGTGGgaaaaaaaactataaaaagtagAAGCCTGTAGCAGGAATGCTACCTGGTGGCAAAGGACCGGACTACAAAAAAACTTGCAGTGTTTTCTGCAATGTCTGAATGTTTGATTACGCCGCGGAGGTCGATACTTTTAAAAACAGATGCGGGCCAAAAATGttaaacgtaaaaaaaatattagaaAAAATAGCTAAATATTCATCATCCCAGGCTCTTGCATGGCGTCTTGTTCGTAACGCAACCGTGTCCAGTGTGTCAGTCTTGTGTCTGATGCTAATGATGAAATAAAAATGTCATCCAAGTTAAATGCGGAAAGCATAGGCGATTGGGCATGTACAATGGCAAATGGGATTAAGGGAACGACGGCGagttgagagagggagggagagagagaggagagagagagaggggagagagagaggcagagcgactggtggagagaggagccgGGAGAGTGAGTAAAAAAGATCCTACGCGGAAACAAACTTAAGTCCGCCCTCTCCTCACTTGGCGCGCTAGCTGAAGGCAATAAGCGCTCGTCGGTTATTGGTCTTATATAGTCCAATTAGGGAGCAAATGAGCACGCGCTCTGTTTTGCGAACGATGACCCAACAAgtcttgtacacacacacgcgcacgcacgcacgcacgcacacgcacacacactcacaacacacacacacacacacacacacacacacacacacacacacacacacacacacacacacacgcacacacacacacacacacacacacactctcacacacactaacaccccTAAGAAGAACAGAATATACAAATGAATTCATAAAAACACCTGGATTGAGTTCGTAAGTTTCCCATATAGCCTAAGACTATTGGAATATGAAATGCGATTTAAAAAAATGCGGGCAATCTTTAGGCATCATTCTTTAGGGTTCTTTTTAAAATTTAATTTTGGTGTTAGAAATTAAGGGAAATGACTGTGAATAAAGATGGGTGATAACACATACAGCATATATTGTGTTTCAAAATGATACTTCCTTGAATCAACAGCCACAAGCtcttttataataataacataccTTTTGAATTAATTTATTTCAGGAGTTTTTTCGACTACAAACGGCGACATATTCGTCGGTCTAATAACAACACATATTAAAATGAATACTACTTTCACGGTTATAACCATGAAAGACATTATCTATAGATGATGTCTTTATAGTGTACAAGTGTATGCCGATGTATTTGGACTTTCCTGGCCTTATTTGTTAATACGGGAGGATGAGGCCTTGTTAACCAAATGCGTGGCTCCGAATCGAGCCATGGATTTTACTAATATTCTAGGCTGAAAAATACGCTTTAAAAAGTGCAGAAATATCTGTTCCTAATCTCAACAATAGGATAATTACATGGGCATTTTTAATTCATTGATTTGCCACTTGTGAAGTTGAATCATTTATCCACCCaatttgtttgatttatttatcaGACTGCACTATTTTTAAATGCATTACATATGCTCACTCATTGGTATTAATTGACTCGTTACGCTAAAACATGTCTAAAATAGGAGGTGGAGTAATAACGAGAAGACAGCGCTCTCTATGGGCTATAAAGGGGTAAGACACCAGATTCCACacatagtgtgtatgtgtgtgtctgcgtctgtgtgtttctttgtgtgtgtgtgtgtgtgtgtgtgtgtgtgtgtgtgtgtgtgtgtgtgtgtgtgtgtgtgtgtgtgtgtgtgtgtgtgtgtgtgtgtgtgtgtgtgtgtgtgtgtgtgttgtactgtATACTTGATTCTGAGAAAATAGATGGAATGGATgggaataaaaatatattttaaaaatataGTTAACATTATAGAGCCCATAAAATCCttcaaaaaacatattttgggTGTTTAAAACCCCTTAATCAGACACCCTTTTCTTTAAGAATTTCCACCTTAATGAAACAGTTAAATGTAGCAGTTTGTAACTCAGTCCCTTTGATGACCACACTCATGACAGCATATCTTTGGAAACAATAAAGGCCAATAATTAAAGGGGTCATTACAAATGAGAGAGGACGTATTGGATGTCGTGCATTAGAGGATTCTGTTGATTGTATGCTGGTCTTACCTGTTCAAGCATGTGTGGCTTATTAGCACGTGTTGGTTTATTTGGTGGCAGCCCCAGTGCAGAGCTCGTGTGACTCTGATGTAATTATTGTCTATGGTTTCCTGTTGATCGTCGCCCCAGGTGAACTGGAGGGCCATCACAAGATGCCTCCCTGGCTGTTTAAAGATGAGATGATTGGCTGGTGTTGGTGAGGCTGTAAAGGTCCAATATGTTACACATTTATTGTACTAAATCATAGAATGACGGCTATTTCATCAGAGAGGATCATTAAAGGATTACTAAATCGAAATACTGGCTACTCCGACCCCAATGCTACAGCCAGTTTTCAGTCCTTTGAAATATGGTTCCAATATCGTGTTATGATTCACTATTCTCAGAGTACCCCGGGTTGCCAGATATAAAACAaattggcacacaaacacagtgggaTGCAGTCATGGAAGCAAGGCTGGATTTGTACCCCCAGGGGCACTGGGAACTGGAGCTTATATGGGCACCCTTCCCTTAGTCTTTAAATTAGAAAGATATTGGATACTCAACTGATATTAACGCTCTGAATCAGGGATGTAATGCAGGGAAATAAAGACGCCATCACCTGCATGAGTCCCGGGATCGCAAGCTTTTTGATACAAACTTGGCAAGCCGTTGGGCCGTGGCATATCTGTCTATAGCTATCGTTTGGTCAACAATTGCCCGAACTTGAATGCAATTCAGTTCGATACATCAAGTGTCCAAATTTCGACCATTGGATACAACATCAAACCTAGTGCTTCCACAACAGTAAAGAGCAGGTCAGAACTGCCTGAGCAGCCGAGCTCCAGCGTGGGAGTAAAGCACATGGACTGTATAAAACACTGATTAAAACAGATAATTATCCAACTAATTGGATAATAGAATGGGTCAAGCTTTGTGTCATATTTCCATGGAgccatttctttttttctgttttttcttcgACGAGGGCCCTCTCCCGCCAAGGCGGCCCCTGGGCATAGGCCAATGTTGCCCATATGAGTCCGGATGCATTGAAGAAAGCAAATACAATGGATTAACTGAGATGACCTTAACTCTGACCGAAAGAGCGTTGTCTTTGAAAGATGGAGACACATTAGAGCCCGGAATGATTTCAAGACGGAgaccacatgagctggtttgtAATTCATAGTTTTCAAAGTACTAACAAAGTATAAATTAATTGAAAAGCTAAACATTAGCTGATCAACCAGTTTCAAAACAAAATGTTGCGATCAGCTTGTGTCTTGCTCAAGTGTTTTAATGTCTCAAACCTGGCAACCCACATGAGCTTTGAGTCTGGGAAGGAGGTCGGAGACCAATCTCTCCCATATTGTGGGTTTGGACTGCAGTACCCGTTTTAAACGCTCTGTATCAATGCTACATATTGTACCTTTAATctagagggaaattattttatttgtgtgatATTTCTAGTTCTGTCCGTGGATACATTACATGTGCATacatgttgttgctgctgctgttctgctgttattattaataacatatcatattatattaccAATTGGGTTATAACTAAATTGGGTTGATATTAATTGCAGCATTTAAAACATATAATTGATATGGCCTCAGCAACATTGAATGAAGTGTTCTCTGTGATTTATGGGATCAGGGATGACCTTATGATATTACAGGCTCCACTAAAGACTTGAAATCCCCCTCAAAGCATTGAATACAGATTAAGAATAAAGATTACATATGTTAATaaatccacccacccacccacatgtATCCATATTTTTTGATGCATTACTTAATCTATTCTTTATTTCAGCCCTTCATTCAACCACTAATAAATAAATCCACCTATATTttcattaaatatttatttaattcctTAATTCTTTAGTTAATCCAGTCAATTTGTCATGCCTTAATTTCCTTCCCCTGTATAGGGCTACAGCCTGTCTCAGTGTCTCAGTTCACGACTGAGTTAAGGGACTGTTAGACCCTTTATTGAATTTGATTCTATCAAGAACAGATAGTAGTCAATAATAATAGATTTGGAAGATCATGGTCTTTGTGCAAATGCATTCAGGAAAAAAAAGCATAATGATTTCATTATCTATGGAATTAACGATGAAACAAGTTACGGTGGATTTGCCTGAGAAGAAACAGAAGGCATAAAAATCTGATTGACCACATGTAATGGGAATTTAAAATCCAATATTGTACTCCATCGTCACATTCAGTACTTTAAACAGGTAAAAACAGAATACTTAACAGTACAGTAGCAAGTGTACATATTGACTCAAGACATACTTGATCCTCATGAATTGTACTACAGCCTGAAATAACTTGGGTTTCTTAGCATTCAGATTTAGGGTCATAAATATATGCTTCTCTAAACTATTTCAGAAATACAGTGATTTGTGTGCATTGATTACAAATGTGCAGTAGCTCTTCCCCTGGAGCTCTATTGGCTTTCTGAATGCTCTATGAGTCTATTTTTGTTGGCCCATTACATAGGTGACTCTgacttttatattatttatttcaaaGCACCCCTATATTGATTATTTCAAAAGGAAAAATGACAAATGGCAGCGGCAAATGACACGGTCAGCAGGTTCTATTAGAGAAATGATAGTATTGCTCGTGGTTTGTTAAAAGGTCCAGTTTAGATACTTTATAGGTTTACATCCATCATTGTCTAATGACCTCTTTGATGAAAAATGTGCGCAGGTGACAATGGCTCTGTGCAGCCAACTTCGCTTTGTAATTGCTCCCATATTAAATATAGATTTTTGTTTTGATATCTTGTGAGAATTCCTTCTTTTTTTCGGGCCGGTCAAAATTGTGATAGAAGACATGGATGTGGTATTGGACAAAGCTTGGGGGAGAAACGCACTGAGGCAGAATACTAGAAGCACCTATAAAATGGTATTGgtttggggatttttttttcttttttcaaattaTGCCTCATATATCTTTCTACTGGTTTAGGAATTAGTGAAAGGCCACTTTAACTGCTATTTCTCCTCGCTGGTCCTAGCATGCAAACCCAACCGGGGCCTTTCTGTGTGGTGCCGGGATGTCCTCTTCATGGCATCTCCTCATGGGCCTTCCACCCATCTGACTGGCaccctacacctcctcctcaaaacacacacagccgggGGGTTATCATGTGTGGCCATGCCAAGGGAACCTAACCCATGGTAAATAAAAACACTGCTGCTTGCATTATTGTTTTTTCTAGTTCCAAGTTACATTGCATAACAGAAATATAAAAACAGCAAGGTAACATGTACATAAagtccaaaaaataaaaagatttttCATCCCATCCTATACAATACTACTACAACACTACTATAATACTTGTTATTCGACTCTGGATTTGAATCAAAACAGCAGCAATGAGCCGGACAACACCCTGCAGTGAAACTAGGTGAGACCCTTTTAGTCCTTGTGTAAAGCGTGTCCACCTCTTGAACTTTCGCGCTTTTACTGGCTGGCCGCTCCTGTTGGCTGGAGGGACGCCACTAAACCAGTGAAGGTCACTGCAATTGTCTGAACTTAAACATTACATTTACCATGTAAAGAAATTGGTGGCCCTCCGTTGACCCAGAAAGCCTTAATTGGGATTGTGCAGGTATTGATTGGCGAATGGCTCGGGTAAGACTTGAATTACGGCCTGATTAGGAAAGAGGCTTTGGCGATTCCCCGATCCACCCCCTTGCATCAGCCAATAGAACAACGGCAATAATATCTAGGCTGAAACACTTTACTGTAGTTGTAAGGAATTGTATTAGCCTCTGTCTAAACAGGAAATCAATCAAGGTTTCAAACGagtaagacagacagagggtaGCTCTGGTGTGTCCTTCCATAATATACTCTAAAGGGAGTAGAATGGGCCATTTATTCCCTCAATGAGAAGCAATGCGCATGGAGGTAATGGCCACCAATTCATACATCTAAAAAGGCATCTAGAAGAGGAATTTAGAAACATGTCATTTAAATTGTGCTACAGTCCATAAGGGTTACATGTGGCCAAGTATACTTTATACTTCTACTTCATCCTTTATCTCTCCTGTGCTCATTTTATTCATCCATCTATCCCTTTatcactcctcctgctcctttggCGAGCCTTCCCTGCAGAGGAGATTACCTCTTTGGGGGTTGAGATGGAAACAGTCATAGGGAGCGATGT harbors:
- the hmx3a gene encoding homeobox protein HMX3, giving the protein MPETTPETRAPAKDSPFFIKNLLNCDSKPSKPRPIFAAARAALEGGFSFSSHVGDFSFPRFELPTQRFALPAHYLERASAWWYPFPLGTSAHLHRHDVSEKMVVRESSPTSGTDRDSPDLLLKPDPDARRDDDDDDDNKSGDEIILEESDSDEAKKDHDERPDEWKTKRDEDDGGAGGADKKPCRKKKTRTVFSRSQVFQLESTFDMKRYLSSSERAGLAASLHLTETQVKIWFQNRRNKWKRQLAAELEAANLSHAAAQRIVRVPILYHESSASDRGGGGGGGGGNVPVSQPLLTFPHPVYYSHPIVTSVPLLRPV